Proteins from one Neodiprion fabricii isolate iyNeoFabr1 chromosome 5, iyNeoFabr1.1, whole genome shotgun sequence genomic window:
- the LOC124183130 gene encoding GPI ethanolamine phosphate transferase 2-like isoform X1, whose amino-acid sequence MLNEKCVFLYTIFSGLIALCIFLYGYVPVFSSQINAASRQDLPTKIDGSSIDPERIYHSDVQKLVIIIIDSLSIGFFTDYSIKKNLPHVTRLIDRGDACLVPYNVPSPTTTIQKIKALATGTRSSFIESILTFSVEELEMDSIFHQAMDNKLQLILHGPETWKQLFPDSFLRFKTIDTPIFDYSEAVIILVNQMDENTANRKFNFFVIFITNLMILTWVLATGMSKRGTSFIYMTTAKGFVIANVAVLMCCNSYIMGTQKSFLTRLFSASTEVVENSKESIDTISSRIQLATSKHKNMNLLLVFLMSGTIVHATSLLELSYIKQEKWVWFFLWTSMCFFIIYKHIGTVYQSETPETSHELLNESQNVKHGVITVVSSILIMHRIIMAYTTVDNWVSHNDNRLCTSLCLILGLVLLAFTCSIYYEPFTSAVDKFITRILLGLICCSIYALNAAQGNVLLPKYPESDGALEILFFWLTWISIMGYGIGFCTIQTCCKGMSSSKQLIAVAITCWACFTALLTRSHKVLLISVEMLFGQAISDVFKKHNQCSILSHVWLGHLFFHHQGYTYSLDSIDMATGLLFSKKMCTLMYEVLLVINTFSAPVLSYLICIHGMLSNNSKTSTSQGISEVNMIFGYCRFFLMAVYLLGMFVHRHNEWLWSILSPKLLYEIVYTFLIAFVMISAQVTGLLHDLSVKLRMPFTEPM is encoded by the exons ATGTTGAACGAAAAATGTGTGTTTCTCTACACGATATTCTCCGGATTGATAGCGCTGTGCATCTTTCTTTATGGCTATGTGCCGGTATTTTCATCACAGATTAACGCAGCTAGCCGTCAAGATTTGCCAACTAAAATCGATGGCTCAAG tATCGACCCAGAGCGCATCTACCATTCAGACGTCCAAAAGCTGGTTATCATAATCATTGACTCTTTGAGCATCGGCTTTTTCACAGATTATAGCATCAAGAAGAATCTACCTCACGTTACACGACTCATTGATCGGGGAGACGCATGCCTCGTTCCATACAACGTGCCTTCACCGACAACAACCATTCAAAAGATTAAA gcTCTTGCCACTGGCACGAGATCCTCGTTCATAGAATCGATTCTCACGTTCAGTGTGGAAGAATTGGAAATGGATAGCATCTTCCATCAGGCAATGGACAATAAGCTTCAACTTATCCTGCATGGACCTGAAACTTGGAAACAACTATTTCCAGATTCTTTTCTCCGCTTCAAAACGATCGATACCCCAATTTTTGACTACTCTGAG GCTGTGATTATTCTTGTAAATCAAATGGACGAAAATACTGCGAAcagaaaattcaacttttttgtCATATTCATAACAAATCTGATGATACTGACCTGGGTACTAGCGACAGGAATGTCTAAGCGAGGCACATCGTTTATTTACATGACTACTGCGAAGGGTTTTGTCATTGCAAATGTTGCAGTGCTAATGTGTTGCAACTCTTACATTATGGGTACACAGAAGAGCTTTTTGACGAGATTATTTTCC GCTAGTACAGAAGTGGTGGAGAATTCCAAAGAGTCCATCGATACCATATCGTCAAGAATTCAATTGGCCACATCCAAGCACAAAAACATGAATTTGCTGCTGGTGTTTCTTATGTCAGGAACAATTGTTCACGCAACAAGTTTGCTCGAATTGAGTTACATAAAGCAAGAAAAATGGGTTTGGTTCTTTCTGTGGACTTCCATgtgttttttcatcatctaCAAGCACATTGGAACAGTATATCAAAGCGAAACTCCTGAAACCAGTCACGAGCTCTTGAACGAATCGCAAAATGTTAAACACGGAGTTATCACTGTAGTTTCTTCCATTTTAATCATGCACAGAATAATCATGGCTTACACGACAGTCGATAATTGGGTGTCGCATAACGATAATCGCTTGTGCACATCTCTTTGCTTGATTTTAG GTCTTGTGCTGCTAGCATTTACTTGTAGCATTTATTACGAGCCCTTCACATCTGCAGTTGATAAATTCATCACACGCATCCTGCTCGGTCTTATATGCTGTTCGATATACGCATTGAACGCTGCTCAAGGGAATGTGCTGCTCCCAAAATATCCAGAATCaga tggcGCACTTGAGATATTGTTTTTTTGGTTGACGTGGATATCCATCATGGGGTATGGGATTGGATTCTGTACGATACAAACCTGTTGCAAAGGAATGTCGAGTAGCAAACAACTGATCGCAGTAGCGATAACATGCTGGGCATGTTTTACAGCCTTGCTTACTCGCTCTCATAAAGTGCTGCTGATATCCGTGGAGATGTTATTTGGCCAGGCAATAAGCGATGTTTTTAAAAAGCACAATCAATGTTCGATTCTTTCTCACGTGTGGCTGGgccatttgttttttcaccatCAG GGATACACGTACAGCCTCGATAGCATCGATATGGCTACTGGActgttattttcaaaaaagatGTGCACTTTGATGTATGAAGTACTTCTCGTCATAAATACTTTTTCTGCACCTGTTCTATCATACCTCATTTGCATCCACGGAATGCTGAGTAACAATTCCAAGACAAG CACGTCGCAGGGAATCTCGGAGGTAAACATGATTTTTGGATACTGTCGTTTTTTTCTGATGGCGGTATACCTCCTGGGAATGTTTGTCCATCGTCACAACGAGTGGTTGTGGAGTATTTTGAGTCCAAAGCTTCTCTACGAAATAGTTTACACTTTTTTGATTGCCTTCGTCATGATAAGTGCTCAAGTTACCGGGCTGTTACACGATCTAAGTGTGAAGCTACGCATGCCTTTTACAGAACCCATGTAG
- the LOC124183130 gene encoding GPI ethanolamine phosphate transferase 2-like isoform X2, which translates to MHCRNFGPSKFMGEDDLAPTLAVLTGLPIPSSSYGSLNSVFLNELSDEQLLYALHYNTARLMNLTSKLGIKYIDDPAYVLFENAIKQHGRYLRSVNLRNQFQLRNTIRILYTKTTEYLSERINDFLNTSDVPIQYLAFVLIFEAVIILVNQMDENTANRKFNFFVIFITNLMILTWVLATGMSKRGTSFIYMTTAKGFVIANVAVLMCCNSYIMGTQKSFLTRLFSASTEVVENSKESIDTISSRIQLATSKHKNMNLLLVFLMSGTIVHATSLLELSYIKQEKWVWFFLWTSMCFFIIYKHIGTVYQSETPETSHELLNESQNVKHGVITVVSSILIMHRIIMAYTTVDNWVSHNDNRLCTSLCLILGLVLLAFTCSIYYEPFTSAVDKFITRILLGLICCSIYALNAAQGNVLLPKYPESDGALEILFFWLTWISIMGYGIGFCTIQTCCKGMSSSKQLIAVAITCWACFTALLTRSHKVLLISVEMLFGQAISDVFKKHNQCSILSHVWLGHLFFHHQGYTYSLDSIDMATGLLFSKKMCTLMYEVLLVINTFSAPVLSYLICIHGMLSNNSKTSTSQGISEVNMIFGYCRFFLMAVYLLGMFVHRHNEWLWSILSPKLLYEIVYTFLIAFVMISAQVTGLLHDLSVKLRMPFTEPM; encoded by the exons ATGCATTGTCGAAATTTTGG TCCTTCGAAATTTATGGGCGAAGATGATCTGGCGCCAACGCTTGCAGTACTGACAGGCCTTCCGATACCATCGTCGAGTTATGGCTCCCTAAATTCTGTCTTCTTGAATGAGTTGAGCGACGAACAATTGTTGTATGCACTGCATTATAACACTGCCAGACTGATGAACTTGACATCAAAATTGGGcataaaatatatcgatgacc CTGCTTATGTGCTTTTTGAAAATGCGATTAAACAGCATGGACGGTACTTGAGAAGTGTAAACTTGCGCAACCAGTTCCAGTTACGAAATACAATAAGAATTTTATACACCAAAACAACGGAATACTTGTCCGAACGTATAAATGATTTCTTAAACACCTCGGATGTACCCATTCAATATTTGGCATTTGTCTTGATATTTGAG GCTGTGATTATTCTTGTAAATCAAATGGACGAAAATACTGCGAAcagaaaattcaacttttttgtCATATTCATAACAAATCTGATGATACTGACCTGGGTACTAGCGACAGGAATGTCTAAGCGAGGCACATCGTTTATTTACATGACTACTGCGAAGGGTTTTGTCATTGCAAATGTTGCAGTGCTAATGTGTTGCAACTCTTACATTATGGGTACACAGAAGAGCTTTTTGACGAGATTATTTTCC GCTAGTACAGAAGTGGTGGAGAATTCCAAAGAGTCCATCGATACCATATCGTCAAGAATTCAATTGGCCACATCCAAGCACAAAAACATGAATTTGCTGCTGGTGTTTCTTATGTCAGGAACAATTGTTCACGCAACAAGTTTGCTCGAATTGAGTTACATAAAGCAAGAAAAATGGGTTTGGTTCTTTCTGTGGACTTCCATgtgttttttcatcatctaCAAGCACATTGGAACAGTATATCAAAGCGAAACTCCTGAAACCAGTCACGAGCTCTTGAACGAATCGCAAAATGTTAAACACGGAGTTATCACTGTAGTTTCTTCCATTTTAATCATGCACAGAATAATCATGGCTTACACGACAGTCGATAATTGGGTGTCGCATAACGATAATCGCTTGTGCACATCTCTTTGCTTGATTTTAG GTCTTGTGCTGCTAGCATTTACTTGTAGCATTTATTACGAGCCCTTCACATCTGCAGTTGATAAATTCATCACACGCATCCTGCTCGGTCTTATATGCTGTTCGATATACGCATTGAACGCTGCTCAAGGGAATGTGCTGCTCCCAAAATATCCAGAATCaga tggcGCACTTGAGATATTGTTTTTTTGGTTGACGTGGATATCCATCATGGGGTATGGGATTGGATTCTGTACGATACAAACCTGTTGCAAAGGAATGTCGAGTAGCAAACAACTGATCGCAGTAGCGATAACATGCTGGGCATGTTTTACAGCCTTGCTTACTCGCTCTCATAAAGTGCTGCTGATATCCGTGGAGATGTTATTTGGCCAGGCAATAAGCGATGTTTTTAAAAAGCACAATCAATGTTCGATTCTTTCTCACGTGTGGCTGGgccatttgttttttcaccatCAG GGATACACGTACAGCCTCGATAGCATCGATATGGCTACTGGActgttattttcaaaaaagatGTGCACTTTGATGTATGAAGTACTTCTCGTCATAAATACTTTTTCTGCACCTGTTCTATCATACCTCATTTGCATCCACGGAATGCTGAGTAACAATTCCAAGACAAG CACGTCGCAGGGAATCTCGGAGGTAAACATGATTTTTGGATACTGTCGTTTTTTTCTGATGGCGGTATACCTCCTGGGAATGTTTGTCCATCGTCACAACGAGTGGTTGTGGAGTATTTTGAGTCCAAAGCTTCTCTACGAAATAGTTTACACTTTTTTGATTGCCTTCGTCATGATAAGTGCTCAAGTTACCGGGCTGTTACACGATCTAAGTGTGAAGCTACGCATGCCTTTTACAGAACCCATGTAG
- the LOC124183130 gene encoding GPI ethanolamine phosphate transferase 2-like isoform X3, producing MGEDDLAPTLAVLTGLPIPSSSYGSLNSVFLNELSDEQLLYALHYNTARLMNLTSKLGIKYIDDPAYVLFENAIKQHGRYLRSVNLRNQFQLRNTIRILYTKTTEYLSERINDFLNTSDVPIQYLAFVLIFEAVIILVNQMDENTANRKFNFFVIFITNLMILTWVLATGMSKRGTSFIYMTTAKGFVIANVAVLMCCNSYIMGTQKSFLTRLFSASTEVVENSKESIDTISSRIQLATSKHKNMNLLLVFLMSGTIVHATSLLELSYIKQEKWVWFFLWTSMCFFIIYKHIGTVYQSETPETSHELLNESQNVKHGVITVVSSILIMHRIIMAYTTVDNWVSHNDNRLCTSLCLILGLVLLAFTCSIYYEPFTSAVDKFITRILLGLICCSIYALNAAQGNVLLPKYPESDGALEILFFWLTWISIMGYGIGFCTIQTCCKGMSSSKQLIAVAITCWACFTALLTRSHKVLLISVEMLFGQAISDVFKKHNQCSILSHVWLGHLFFHHQGYTYSLDSIDMATGLLFSKKMCTLMYEVLLVINTFSAPVLSYLICIHGMLSNNSKTSTSQGISEVNMIFGYCRFFLMAVYLLGMFVHRHNEWLWSILSPKLLYEIVYTFLIAFVMISAQVTGLLHDLSVKLRMPFTEPM from the exons ATGGGCGAAGATGATCTGGCGCCAACGCTTGCAGTACTGACAGGCCTTCCGATACCATCGTCGAGTTATGGCTCCCTAAATTCTGTCTTCTTGAATGAGTTGAGCGACGAACAATTGTTGTATGCACTGCATTATAACACTGCCAGACTGATGAACTTGACATCAAAATTGGGcataaaatatatcgatgacc CTGCTTATGTGCTTTTTGAAAATGCGATTAAACAGCATGGACGGTACTTGAGAAGTGTAAACTTGCGCAACCAGTTCCAGTTACGAAATACAATAAGAATTTTATACACCAAAACAACGGAATACTTGTCCGAACGTATAAATGATTTCTTAAACACCTCGGATGTACCCATTCAATATTTGGCATTTGTCTTGATATTTGAG GCTGTGATTATTCTTGTAAATCAAATGGACGAAAATACTGCGAAcagaaaattcaacttttttgtCATATTCATAACAAATCTGATGATACTGACCTGGGTACTAGCGACAGGAATGTCTAAGCGAGGCACATCGTTTATTTACATGACTACTGCGAAGGGTTTTGTCATTGCAAATGTTGCAGTGCTAATGTGTTGCAACTCTTACATTATGGGTACACAGAAGAGCTTTTTGACGAGATTATTTTCC GCTAGTACAGAAGTGGTGGAGAATTCCAAAGAGTCCATCGATACCATATCGTCAAGAATTCAATTGGCCACATCCAAGCACAAAAACATGAATTTGCTGCTGGTGTTTCTTATGTCAGGAACAATTGTTCACGCAACAAGTTTGCTCGAATTGAGTTACATAAAGCAAGAAAAATGGGTTTGGTTCTTTCTGTGGACTTCCATgtgttttttcatcatctaCAAGCACATTGGAACAGTATATCAAAGCGAAACTCCTGAAACCAGTCACGAGCTCTTGAACGAATCGCAAAATGTTAAACACGGAGTTATCACTGTAGTTTCTTCCATTTTAATCATGCACAGAATAATCATGGCTTACACGACAGTCGATAATTGGGTGTCGCATAACGATAATCGCTTGTGCACATCTCTTTGCTTGATTTTAG GTCTTGTGCTGCTAGCATTTACTTGTAGCATTTATTACGAGCCCTTCACATCTGCAGTTGATAAATTCATCACACGCATCCTGCTCGGTCTTATATGCTGTTCGATATACGCATTGAACGCTGCTCAAGGGAATGTGCTGCTCCCAAAATATCCAGAATCaga tggcGCACTTGAGATATTGTTTTTTTGGTTGACGTGGATATCCATCATGGGGTATGGGATTGGATTCTGTACGATACAAACCTGTTGCAAAGGAATGTCGAGTAGCAAACAACTGATCGCAGTAGCGATAACATGCTGGGCATGTTTTACAGCCTTGCTTACTCGCTCTCATAAAGTGCTGCTGATATCCGTGGAGATGTTATTTGGCCAGGCAATAAGCGATGTTTTTAAAAAGCACAATCAATGTTCGATTCTTTCTCACGTGTGGCTGGgccatttgttttttcaccatCAG GGATACACGTACAGCCTCGATAGCATCGATATGGCTACTGGActgttattttcaaaaaagatGTGCACTTTGATGTATGAAGTACTTCTCGTCATAAATACTTTTTCTGCACCTGTTCTATCATACCTCATTTGCATCCACGGAATGCTGAGTAACAATTCCAAGACAAG CACGTCGCAGGGAATCTCGGAGGTAAACATGATTTTTGGATACTGTCGTTTTTTTCTGATGGCGGTATACCTCCTGGGAATGTTTGTCCATCGTCACAACGAGTGGTTGTGGAGTATTTTGAGTCCAAAGCTTCTCTACGAAATAGTTTACACTTTTTTGATTGCCTTCGTCATGATAAGTGCTCAAGTTACCGGGCTGTTACACGATCTAAGTGTGAAGCTACGCATGCCTTTTACAGAACCCATGTAG